A genomic segment from Flavobacterium inviolabile encodes:
- the def gene encoding peptide deformylase — translation MKKIYHITLFILVSMTVTAQNFTKTEKEIIHSGNTKSKLRVIQITEPAELKILKTVSRDISPNDKDLPLLIERMFKAVTDPSEGGVGIAAPQVGINRNVIWVQRFDKQNEPFEVYINPQIVWRSELLRKGNEGCLSIPDSSGDVYRNYTIRLKYLDREGKAQEEIIEGFTAVIFQHETDHLNGILFTDRLLEQNNMQFHSINNETALFLQTKLRRQ, via the coding sequence ATGAAAAAGATATATCATATAACGTTGTTCATTTTAGTTAGCATGACGGTCACAGCACAAAATTTTACCAAAACAGAAAAAGAAATAATCCATTCCGGAAATACCAAAAGCAAACTGAGAGTGATTCAGATTACGGAACCGGCAGAATTAAAAATACTAAAAACCGTTTCCCGGGATATCAGCCCAAACGATAAAGACTTACCTCTTTTGATTGAGAGAATGTTCAAAGCGGTTACCGATCCGTCCGAAGGCGGTGTGGGTATTGCAGCGCCGCAGGTTGGCATCAATCGCAACGTGATCTGGGTACAGCGGTTTGACAAACAGAATGAACCGTTTGAAGTGTATATCAACCCGCAGATTGTATGGCGCTCCGAACTGTTACGCAAAGGAAACGAAGGCTGCCTGTCTATTCCGGACAGTAGCGGTGACGTATATCGGAATTATACAATACGATTAAAATACCTTGACAGGGAAGGAAAGGCTCAGGAAGAAATCATTGAAGGATTTACGGCAGTTATCTTTCAGCATGAAACAGATCACCTGAACGGTATTTTGTTTACGGACCGATTACTGGAACAAAATAATATGCAGTTTCACAGTATTAATAATGAAACAGCGCTTTTCTTGCAAACCAAACTCAGAAGACAATAA
- a CDS encoding AraC family transcriptional regulator gives MIYLFHFLKLRHYFYIRLGRDRLCSGIFNEQKNNINLSGILTIKDLYQPIQPTITDTAEQVRYREFLPDSRLQHYIHCYWQLQTTAELTAPFHYRVVADGCIDIYFELQNPEESYVIRFSKTYTEFPLDNTFNYIGVRFYPAMFPLLFSINAAELANRYELLALVLPDNATFLAQHFNEKLDLQAIKTLLDHYYLKHISTAAFQPDNRFFKAMTLILENSGTLAVEKDLDTGISSRQLRRLFEFYIGDSAKTFSKVVRFQSILKEKPSLRENPLFFDAGYYDQAHFIKEFKNMYGATPGNVLK, from the coding sequence ATGATATATCTTTTTCATTTTCTAAAATTAAGACATTATTTTTACATTCGTTTGGGTAGGGACCGGCTTTGTTCCGGAATATTCAACGAACAAAAAAACAATATCAATTTGAGCGGCATCCTCACTATAAAAGACTTATACCAACCGATTCAGCCTACCATTACGGATACGGCAGAACAGGTTCGCTATCGGGAATTTCTGCCGGACAGCCGCCTGCAGCACTACATTCATTGCTACTGGCAGCTACAGACAACGGCTGAACTAACCGCACCATTTCATTACCGGGTGGTAGCCGATGGCTGTATTGATATTTACTTTGAATTACAGAATCCCGAAGAAAGCTATGTTATCAGGTTTAGCAAAACGTATACCGAATTCCCGCTGGATAATACGTTTAATTATATAGGTGTTCGTTTTTACCCGGCCATGTTTCCGCTGCTCTTTAGCATCAATGCCGCTGAACTTGCTAACAGGTATGAACTTTTAGCATTGGTCTTGCCGGATAATGCTACATTTTTAGCACAGCATTTTAATGAGAAACTGGATCTGCAGGCTATTAAAACGCTGTTGGATCATTATTATTTAAAGCATATCAGCACCGCTGCTTTCCAGCCGGACAACCGCTTTTTTAAGGCAATGACCCTCATTCTGGAAAACTCCGGCACACTGGCTGTCGAAAAAGATCTGGATACCGGCATCAGCTCCAGACAGCTGCGCCGTCTTTTTGAATTTTACATCGGCGATTCGGCTAAAACGTTTTCCAAGGTCGTTCGCTTTCAAAGTATCCTGAAAGAAAAGCCTTCCTTACGGGAGAATCCGTTATTTTTTGATGCGGGTTATTATGATCAGGCGCATTTTATCAAAGAGTTTAAAAATATGTATGGCGCTACTCCCGGAAATGTACTCAAATAA